A genome region from Streptomyces pratensis includes the following:
- a CDS encoding histidine phosphatase family protein, which translates to MGELILIRHGETEWSRSGQHTSWTDLPLTELGERQARALVPLLAEREIGLTLVSPYLRARRTAELAGLTAPRETPDLREWDYGAYEGVTTVEIRRTRPDWNLWTDGVAPGSDEHPGESPEEVGARADRVLAEVRAAASRLGDTDIVLVAHSHFLRVLTARYLRLTPASGELFQLATGAVSRLGTEHDKPVVTALNMALPERLFNAID; encoded by the coding sequence ATGGGCGAGTTGATCCTGATCCGGCACGGCGAGACCGAGTGGTCCAGGTCCGGGCAGCACACGAGCTGGACCGACCTGCCCCTGACCGAGCTGGGTGAGCGCCAGGCCCGCGCCCTCGTACCGCTCCTCGCCGAACGGGAGATCGGGCTGACCCTGGTCAGCCCCTATCTACGTGCCCGCCGCACCGCCGAACTGGCGGGGCTCACCGCGCCCCGCGAGACGCCGGACCTGCGCGAATGGGACTACGGGGCGTACGAGGGCGTGACCACCGTCGAGATCCGCCGCACCCGCCCCGACTGGAACCTCTGGACGGACGGCGTCGCACCCGGTTCGGACGAGCACCCGGGGGAGAGCCCGGAAGAGGTGGGCGCACGAGCGGACCGGGTCCTCGCGGAGGTCCGCGCGGCGGCCTCGCGTCTCGGGGACACCGACATCGTGCTGGTGGCCCACTCCCACTTCCTGCGTGTGCTCACCGCGCGATACCTGCGACTGACACCCGCGAGCGGGGAACTGTTCCAGCTCGCCACGGGCGCGGTCTCGCGCCTCGGCACGGAACACGACAAGCCGGTCGTCACGGCGCTGAACATGGCTCTGCCGGAGAGGCTGTTCAACGCCATCGACTGA
- a CDS encoding DUF397 domain-containing protein: MSTKPDLSTAAWRKASYSNGDGGECVEIADGFPGIVPVRDSKAPDGPALTFAAAHWSQFVDALRGGSL; encoded by the coding sequence ATGAGCACCAAGCCTGATCTGAGTACGGCTGCCTGGCGCAAGGCGTCCTACAGCAATGGCGACGGCGGTGAGTGCGTCGAGATCGCCGACGGCTTCCCCGGCATCGTCCCCGTGCGCGACAGCAAGGCTCCCGACGGCCCGGCACTCACCTTCGCCGCCGCGCACTGGTCGCAGTTCGTCGACGCCCTCAGGGGCGGCTCGCTCTGA
- a CDS encoding helix-turn-helix domain-containing protein — MPLPKDLDPYLNPRTFYGAELRRLREAAGLSQSELGERAFCSGTYISLFEAAERRPQVEISRTLDKLLGSGEHLQRLCQLARKSKVAEYFADTAELQLQASTIGSFNSMLVLGLLQTESYARALTRSAHPFADQEIVEGHVRTRMERTSLLDSPTAPVLWVVIHEAALLLPVGGPGVMAEQLDHLAEQTASRPRLITQVLPFSAEAHPLLHASMTLMQFNEAPAVVYTEAAYSGQLVEESALVEQHRSAYDLARAAALSPAASLDRIASAAKEFATP, encoded by the coding sequence ATGCCATTGCCGAAGGACCTTGATCCCTACCTGAACCCGCGCACCTTCTACGGCGCGGAGCTGCGGCGCCTGCGCGAGGCTGCGGGCCTGTCGCAGAGCGAGCTGGGTGAGCGGGCGTTCTGCTCGGGCACCTACATCAGCCTGTTCGAGGCGGCCGAGCGGCGGCCGCAGGTGGAGATCTCGCGCACCCTGGACAAATTATTGGGGAGCGGTGAACACCTTCAGCGGCTGTGTCAACTGGCGCGGAAGTCGAAGGTGGCGGAGTACTTCGCAGATACCGCGGAGCTCCAGTTGCAGGCCTCGACCATCGGGAGCTTCAACTCGATGCTCGTCCTCGGCCTCTTGCAGACCGAATCCTACGCACGCGCACTCACCAGGTCCGCCCACCCGTTCGCCGACCAGGAGATCGTCGAAGGGCATGTCCGCACGAGGATGGAGCGGACATCGCTCCTCGACTCCCCCACCGCACCCGTGCTCTGGGTGGTCATTCACGAAGCCGCCCTGCTCCTACCGGTGGGCGGTCCGGGAGTGATGGCCGAGCAGCTCGATCACCTTGCCGAACAGACCGCGTCTCGCCCCCGACTCATCACTCAGGTCCTTCCTTTCTCCGCCGAGGCACACCCTCTCCTCCACGCGTCGATGACGCTGATGCAGTTCAACGAGGCCCCCGCCGTCGTGTACACGGAGGCCGCATACAGCGGTCAACTCGTCGAAGAATCCGCGCTGGTGGAGCAGCACCGCTCCGCCTACGATCTGGCCAGGGCTGCCGCGTTGTCGCCGGCGGCGTCCCTGGACCGGATCGCCTCGGCGGCGAAGGAGTTCGCGACGCCATGA
- a CDS encoding lytic polysaccharide monooxygenase auxiliary activity family 9 protein, which translates to MIHLSRHRLLAGTRRRTVLLTLLALLTTVPALGLVVTTGEKAEAHGTPMKPASRTFLCWQDGLTDTGEIKPVNPACKAAAQQSGTTPFYNWFSVLRSDGAGRTRGFVPDGELCSGGNTNFTGFDKPSADWPVTHLTEGATIDFSYNAWAAHPGWFYVYITKDGYDPTQALTWSDMEESPFLSIDHPPLNGSPGTVGADYRWTGALPEDKDGRHVIYVVWQRSDSQETFYSCSDVVFDGGNGEVTGVKDGSGSTPTEPPPGDCAATRTTTGSWSGGYQSEVKVTNTGTVPMLGWMVEWTQPTGQSVASLWSGTMTSQGQEVMVHNAGWNGSLDPGESTTFGYVTEGGAPDPALRLDCSVG; encoded by the coding sequence GTGATCCACTTGTCCAGACACCGGTTACTTGCCGGCACTCGCCGAAGAACCGTCCTCCTCACCCTGCTCGCCCTCCTCACGACCGTCCCCGCCCTCGGGCTGGTCGTCACCACCGGGGAGAAGGCAGAAGCCCACGGCACACCGATGAAACCCGCCAGCCGTACGTTCCTGTGCTGGCAGGACGGACTGACCGACACCGGCGAGATCAAGCCGGTGAACCCCGCCTGCAAGGCCGCTGCCCAGCAGAGCGGGACCACCCCGTTCTACAACTGGTTCTCCGTGCTGCGCTCCGACGGCGCCGGCCGCACCCGAGGCTTCGTGCCCGACGGTGAGCTGTGCAGCGGCGGCAACACCAACTTCACCGGGTTCGACAAGCCCAGTGCCGACTGGCCGGTGACGCATCTGACCGAGGGTGCGACCATCGACTTCTCGTACAACGCCTGGGCAGCGCACCCGGGTTGGTTCTACGTCTACATCACCAAGGACGGTTACGACCCCACTCAGGCACTGACCTGGTCCGACATGGAGGAGTCACCCTTCCTGTCCATCGACCACCCGCCGCTGAACGGCAGCCCGGGCACCGTCGGGGCCGACTACAGGTGGACCGGCGCGCTGCCCGAGGACAAGGACGGCCGGCACGTCATCTACGTGGTCTGGCAGCGTTCCGACAGTCAGGAGACCTTCTACTCCTGCTCGGACGTGGTGTTCGACGGCGGCAACGGAGAGGTGACCGGGGTCAAGGACGGCAGCGGCTCCACCCCGACCGAGCCCCCGCCGGGAGACTGTGCCGCCACCCGCACCACGACCGGCAGCTGGAGCGGTGGCTACCAGTCGGAGGTGAAGGTCACCAACACCGGAACGGTGCCGATGCTCGGGTGGATGGTGGAGTGGACGCAGCCCACCGGGCAGAGCGTCGCGAGCCTCTGGAGCGGAACGATGACGTCACAGGGGCAGGAGGTGATGGTCCACAACGCGGGCTGGAACGGTTCGCTGGACCCCGGTGAATCCACGACCTTCGGGTACGTCACCGAAGGCGGCGCCCCGGACCCCGCACTGCGACTCGACTGCAGCGTGGGATAG
- a CDS encoding LCP family protein codes for MDAQTFGGADGVDPADQWVVNPETGAYELRLDSPSVPRPRSDGGADSLPRDRTAPAPARVPRQRSRHSAPSADTTRGSGRRKSKQGGKKKVLVWTGGALALVLVGTSAYAYYWYNRLDGNISTVDIGDVGSDSVLEDGPVNILIIGNDVRVGKGNEDYGNRDNVTGHADTTLLFHISGDRSNATVVSIPRDLMTDIPDCETRQPDGSTEVIAGSKVPTRFNESFGVNGRDPGCTMRTVEGITDLEVDHFMMFDFNAVKTLSTAVGGVKVCLKKPIKDEGGGSKLDLPAGESRIGGEDALSFLRNRHGLKNESDLDRIEMQQKFVASMMRQLKEDTLSSPMKMLDVAEAATKALTVDRGIGSAAKLVTLAKELGKIDLKNITLMTLPVVDNPDEPTPVTVVPHPVEAPKVFSMLQNDVSFTEVKKDQKAAEDKQAALLEGPRAEASDVRVDLANGGAPGGSASAVLGWLQNSKGVPKSSNVGNAPEDVAKTTLEYAPNQADQARALADLMGLPASALKPGTTDATGTEAMMLVLGADFKEAGRPIAPPKKVDVKQSRADQDVCGT; via the coding sequence ATGGACGCGCAGACCTTTGGAGGGGCGGACGGGGTGGACCCCGCGGACCAGTGGGTGGTCAACCCCGAGACCGGCGCGTACGAACTGCGTCTGGACAGCCCCTCCGTACCTCGTCCCCGGAGTGACGGCGGCGCGGATTCCCTACCCCGGGACCGTACCGCCCCCGCGCCCGCCCGCGTCCCCCGGCAGCGCAGCCGCCACAGCGCACCCTCTGCGGACACCACGCGCGGATCCGGACGCCGCAAGAGCAAGCAGGGCGGCAAGAAGAAGGTGCTGGTGTGGACCGGGGGTGCCCTCGCGCTGGTCCTCGTCGGGACGTCGGCGTACGCCTACTACTGGTACAACCGCCTCGACGGCAACATCAGTACCGTGGACATCGGTGACGTGGGGAGCGACAGCGTCCTGGAGGACGGGCCGGTCAACATCCTGATCATCGGCAACGACGTACGCGTCGGCAAGGGCAACGAGGACTACGGCAACCGGGACAACGTCACCGGACACGCCGACACCACGCTCCTCTTCCACATATCGGGCGACCGCTCCAACGCGACCGTGGTGAGCATCCCCCGGGACCTCATGACCGACATCCCGGACTGCGAGACCAGGCAGCCCGACGGCTCGACCGAGGTCATCGCGGGCTCGAAGGTCCCCACCAGGTTCAACGAGTCGTTCGGGGTGAACGGCCGTGACCCGGGCTGCACCATGCGCACGGTCGAGGGCATCACGGACCTCGAGGTCGACCACTTCATGATGTTCGACTTCAACGCGGTCAAGACGCTGTCCACCGCGGTCGGTGGCGTGAAGGTGTGTCTCAAGAAGCCCATCAAGGACGAGGGCGGCGGGTCGAAGCTCGACCTGCCGGCCGGCGAGAGCAGGATCGGGGGCGAGGACGCACTGTCGTTCCTCCGCAACCGGCACGGTCTCAAGAACGAGAGCGATCTGGACCGGATCGAGATGCAGCAGAAGTTCGTCGCGTCGATGATGCGGCAGCTCAAGGAAGACACGCTGAGCAGTCCCATGAAGATGCTCGACGTCGCCGAGGCGGCCACCAAGGCGCTCACCGTGGACAGGGGGATAGGCAGCGCGGCCAAGCTCGTCACCCTCGCCAAGGAACTCGGAAAGATCGACCTGAAGAACATCACCCTGATGACGCTGCCGGTGGTCGACAACCCTGACGAGCCCACGCCCGTCACCGTCGTCCCACATCCGGTCGAGGCGCCGAAGGTCTTCAGCATGCTGCAGAACGACGTGTCCTTCACCGAGGTCAAGAAGGATCAGAAGGCGGCCGAGGACAAGCAGGCCGCTCTGCTCGAAGGCCCTCGGGCCGAGGCGTCGGACGTGCGCGTCGACCTCGCCAACGGCGGCGCGCCGGGCGGGTCGGCGAGCGCGGTCCTCGGCTGGCTGCAGAATTCGAAGGGTGTGCCGAAGTCCAGCAACGTCGGCAACGCCCCGGAGGACGTGGCGAAGACGACACTGGAGTACGCGCCGAACCAGGCTGACCAGGCCCGCGCGCTCGCGGATCTGATGGGTCTGCCAGCCTCCGCACTGAAGCCCGGTACGACGGACGCCACCGGGACGGAGGCGATGATGCTGGTGCTCGGGGCCGACTTCAAGGAGGCCGGCCGGCCCATCGCCCCGCCGAAGAAGGTGGACGTCAAGCAGTCACGGGCCGACCAGGACGTGTGCGGGACGTAG
- a CDS encoding class F sortase, giving the protein MTLCVTFSLVTGVVWASSDSSEDASSVTAARGSDAAGGGAPPFRRAPHKPQEKVPASHSPLVHSRPVKVAIPAIFIEAPVTGLGLDKKGRLGAPPLNRPKLVGWYRKGPSPGEAGTSLLVGHRDTATGPAIFLNLNALRRGDTVKITRADKRTAVFTVDEVKTYTKDEFPDDKVYGATGRPELRLLTCGGRFDKKGGYSANVVVFAHLTSLKKKAA; this is encoded by the coding sequence ATGACCCTGTGCGTGACCTTCTCGCTGGTGACCGGCGTCGTGTGGGCGAGCTCGGACTCGTCCGAGGACGCCTCGTCGGTCACCGCCGCCCGCGGCAGCGACGCCGCGGGCGGCGGGGCCCCGCCGTTCCGGAGGGCGCCGCACAAGCCTCAGGAGAAGGTGCCCGCCTCGCACTCACCGCTGGTGCACTCCCGGCCGGTGAAGGTCGCCATCCCCGCGATCTTCATCGAGGCCCCCGTCACCGGCCTCGGCCTCGACAAGAAGGGCCGGCTCGGCGCCCCGCCGCTGAACAGGCCCAAATTGGTGGGGTGGTACCGCAAGGGCCCGTCCCCCGGAGAGGCGGGAACGTCCCTGCTCGTCGGTCATCGGGACACCGCGACAGGGCCGGCCATCTTCCTCAATCTCAACGCCCTGCGCAGGGGTGACACCGTGAAGATCACCCGGGCGGACAAGCGGACCGCGGTCTTCACCGTCGACGAGGTGAAGACCTACACGAAGGACGAGTTCCCCGACGACAAGGTGTACGGCGCGACCGGCCGTCCGGAGCTCAGGCTCCTGACGTGCGGTGGACGCTTCGACAAGAAGGGCGGCTACTCGGCCAACGTGGTCGTCTTCGCCCACCTCACGTCACTCAAGAAGAAGGCGGCCTGA
- a CDS encoding GH92 family glycosyl hydrolase: protein MQPLRGPQHGSRHRHNHSAAVLAASLVLALAAPTAAVAQPSGAVQKPSGETSFSSSFEADEKQPDWRNTVEEGPDGKKKASGVDGGFSAGIPGNVTDQVTDLRASGENAGGGEVKENLTDVQSGTKWLAFEPTGWVEFDLAEATKVVTYALTSANDHDERDPKDWTLKGSADGKTWTDLDTRTGQTFSERLQTKSYDFTTDTAYQHFRLEITKNNGASDALQLADVQFSNGDTSAPAPDDMRTQADRGPSGSPTAKQGAGFTGKKALRYAGTHKPDGHAYSYNKVFDVDTAITKDTQLSYLVYPQMGATDLDYPATHVAVDLAFTDGTYLSGLKATDSHGGLLTPQGQADAKRLYVNQWNKVASRIGTVAAGKTVDRILVAYDSPKGPSKFQGWVDDITIAPKAPEKRKAHLSDYASTVRGTNSSGGFSRGNNIPATAVPHGFNFWTPVTNAGSTSWLYDYSRGNNADNLPTLQAFSASHEPSPWMGDRQTFQMMPSAASGTPDASRTARALPFRHENETATPHYYGVTFENGLKAEMTPTDHAARMRFTYPGDDASLVFDNVDNRGGLTLDPETGSFTGYSDVKSGLSTGATRLFVYGSFDAPVTDSGKLKGGGGDDVTGFFRFDAGKDRTVGLRLATSLISVDQAKKNLAMELPAKTSFDKVRKNAQKAWDKILGKIEVEGANADQLTTLYSSLYRLYLYPNSGFEQVDGRSTYASPFSPKTGTDTPTRTGAKIVKGEVYVNNGFWDTYRTTWPAYSFFSPKQAGKMVDGFVQHYKDGGWTSRWSSPGYADLMTGTSSDVAFADAYVKGVDFDAEAAYDAAVKNATVAPPSSGVGRKGMETSVFTGYADTSTHEGLSWSLEGYLNDYGIAEMGKALYAKTKKQRYKEESEYFLNRAQNYVKLFDEKAGFFQGKKPNGDWRLPSDQYDPRVWGYDYTETNGWGYAFTAPQDSRGLANLYGGRDGLAEKLDTYFSTPETAGPEFVGSYGGVIHEMTEARDVRMGQYGHSNQVAHHATYMYNAASQPWKTQEKVREVLGRLYTGSEIGQGYHGDEDNGEQSAWYLFSSLGFYPLVMGSGEYAIGSPLFTKTTVHLENGRDLVVKAPKNSAKNIYVQGLKVNGKKWTSTSLPHDVLAKGGVLEFDMGSKPSSWGTGKNAAPVSITQDDKVPAPKGDVLKGDGALYDNTSATSGPVESVELPAAAGTKAVQYTLTSATAAKAPTGWVLQGSADGTSWKDLDKRSGQTFAWDKQTRAFSVQAPKAYAKYRLVSTEAATLAEIELIS, encoded by the coding sequence ATGCAGCCCCTACGTGGTCCTCAGCACGGTTCGCGTCACAGACACAACCACTCCGCCGCGGTCCTCGCGGCCTCTCTCGTCCTCGCCCTGGCGGCCCCCACCGCGGCCGTCGCGCAACCGTCCGGCGCCGTACAGAAGCCGTCCGGGGAGACGTCGTTCAGCTCCTCGTTCGAGGCCGACGAGAAGCAGCCCGACTGGCGCAACACCGTCGAAGAAGGTCCCGACGGAAAGAAGAAGGCGTCGGGCGTCGACGGCGGGTTCTCCGCCGGGATACCGGGCAATGTCACCGATCAGGTCACGGATCTGCGTGCCAGCGGAGAGAACGCGGGCGGCGGTGAGGTCAAGGAGAACCTGACTGATGTGCAGTCCGGCACCAAGTGGCTGGCTTTCGAACCCACGGGCTGGGTCGAGTTCGACCTCGCCGAGGCGACCAAGGTCGTGACCTACGCCCTCACTTCGGCCAACGACCACGACGAGCGGGACCCCAAGGACTGGACCCTGAAGGGCTCGGCCGACGGCAAGACCTGGACGGACCTGGACACCCGGACCGGCCAGACGTTCTCCGAACGCCTCCAGACCAAGTCGTACGACTTCACCACGGACACTGCATACCAGCACTTCCGGCTGGAGATCACCAAGAACAACGGTGCGTCCGACGCGCTCCAGCTCGCCGACGTCCAGTTCTCGAACGGGGACACCTCCGCCCCCGCCCCCGACGACATGCGCACCCAGGCCGACCGGGGCCCCTCGGGCTCCCCCACCGCCAAGCAGGGCGCCGGGTTCACCGGGAAGAAGGCGCTGCGCTACGCCGGTACGCACAAGCCGGACGGCCACGCCTACTCGTACAACAAGGTCTTCGACGTCGACACGGCGATCACCAAGGACACGCAGCTCTCCTACCTCGTCTACCCGCAGATGGGCGCGACCGACCTCGACTACCCGGCGACGCACGTGGCCGTGGACCTGGCGTTCACCGACGGCACCTACCTGAGCGGGCTGAAGGCCACCGACAGCCACGGCGGACTCCTCACCCCGCAGGGCCAGGCCGACGCCAAGCGGCTGTACGTGAACCAGTGGAACAAGGTCGCCTCGCGGATCGGCACGGTCGCGGCCGGCAAGACCGTCGACCGGATCCTGGTGGCGTACGACTCCCCCAAGGGCCCGTCGAAGTTCCAGGGCTGGGTCGACGACATCACGATCGCCCCGAAGGCCCCGGAGAAGCGCAAGGCACACCTCTCCGACTACGCGTCGACCGTGCGCGGCACCAACTCCAGCGGCGGCTTCTCACGCGGCAACAACATCCCGGCGACCGCGGTCCCGCACGGCTTCAACTTCTGGACGCCGGTGACCAACGCCGGATCCACGAGCTGGCTGTACGACTACTCGCGGGGCAACAACGCGGACAACCTCCCCACGCTCCAGGCGTTCAGCGCCAGCCACGAGCCGAGCCCCTGGATGGGTGACCGCCAGACCTTCCAGATGATGCCGTCGGCCGCCTCCGGCACTCCGGACGCCTCCCGCACGGCCCGCGCGCTGCCGTTCCGCCACGAGAACGAGACGGCGACCCCGCACTACTACGGGGTGACGTTCGAGAACGGCCTCAAGGCCGAGATGACGCCGACCGACCACGCGGCACGGATGCGCTTCACCTACCCCGGTGACGACGCGAGCCTGGTCTTCGACAACGTCGACAACAGGGGCGGGCTCACCCTCGACCCCGAGACCGGTTCCTTCACCGGCTACTCCGACGTGAAGAGCGGCCTGTCCACCGGAGCCACCCGGCTCTTCGTATACGGCTCCTTCGACGCGCCGGTCACCGACAGCGGAAAGCTGAAGGGCGGCGGCGGTGACGACGTGACAGGCTTCTTCCGCTTCGACGCGGGCAAGGACCGCACGGTCGGCCTGCGGCTGGCGACCTCGCTGATCAGCGTCGACCAGGCGAAGAAGAACCTCGCCATGGAGCTGCCGGCGAAGACCTCCTTCGACAAGGTGAGGAAGAACGCGCAGAAGGCCTGGGACAAGATCCTCGGCAAGATCGAGGTCGAGGGTGCGAACGCCGACCAGCTGACCACGCTCTACTCCAGCCTCTACCGGCTCTACCTCTACCCGAACTCGGGCTTCGAGCAGGTCGACGGCAGGAGCACCTACGCGAGCCCCTTCTCCCCGAAGACCGGCACCGACACCCCTACCCGGACCGGCGCGAAGATCGTCAAGGGCGAGGTGTACGTCAACAACGGCTTCTGGGACACCTACCGGACCACGTGGCCCGCGTACTCCTTCTTCTCCCCGAAGCAGGCCGGCAAGATGGTCGACGGGTTCGTCCAGCACTACAAGGACGGCGGCTGGACCTCCCGCTGGTCCTCCCCGGGCTACGCGGACCTGATGACCGGAACCAGCTCCGACGTGGCCTTCGCCGACGCGTACGTGAAGGGTGTCGACTTCGACGCCGAGGCGGCGTACGACGCGGCGGTCAAGAACGCCACGGTGGCGCCTCCGTCCTCGGGTGTCGGCCGCAAGGGCATGGAGACCTCGGTCTTCACCGGTTACGCCGACACCTCGACGCACGAGGGGCTTTCCTGGTCGCTGGAGGGCTACCTCAACGACTACGGCATCGCGGAGATGGGCAAGGCCCTCTACGCGAAGACGAAGAAGCAGCGCTACAAGGAGGAGTCCGAGTACTTCCTCAACCGTGCGCAGAACTACGTCAAGCTGTTCGACGAGAAGGCGGGCTTCTTCCAGGGCAAGAAGCCGAACGGTGACTGGCGCCTGCCCTCCGACCAGTACGACCCCCGCGTCTGGGGCTACGACTACACGGAGACCAACGGCTGGGGCTACGCCTTCACCGCCCCGCAGGACAGCCGCGGGCTGGCCAACCTCTACGGCGGGCGTGACGGTCTGGCCGAGAAGCTGGACACGTACTTCTCGACCCCCGAGACCGCCGGACCCGAATTCGTCGGCTCGTACGGCGGAGTCATCCACGAGATGACCGAGGCACGCGACGTGCGGATGGGCCAGTACGGCCACAGCAACCAGGTCGCGCACCACGCCACGTACATGTACAACGCGGCCTCGCAGCCCTGGAAGACCCAGGAGAAGGTCCGCGAGGTCCTCGGCCGGCTGTACACGGGCAGCGAGATCGGCCAGGGCTACCACGGCGACGAGGACAACGGCGAGCAGTCGGCCTGGTACCTCTTCTCCTCGCTCGGCTTCTACCCGCTGGTCATGGGCAGTGGGGAGTACGCGATCGGCTCGCCGCTCTTCACGAAGACGACCGTGCACCTGGAGAACGGCCGCGACCTGGTCGTCAAGGCTCCGAAGAACAGCGCGAAGAACATCTACGTCCAGGGCCTGAAGGTCAACGGCAAGAAGTGGACCTCCACCTCGCTGCCGCACGACGTGCTCGCCAAGGGCGGTGTGCTGGAGTTCGACATGGGCTCCAAGCCCTCGTCGTGGGGCACGGGCAAGAACGCGGCCCCGGTCTCCATCACCCAGGACGACAAGGTGCCCGCCCCGAAGGGCGACGTGCTCAAGGGTGACGGCGCGCTGTACGACAACACCTCCGCGACCTCGGGCCCGGTCGAGTCGGTGGAGCTGCCGGCCGCCGCGGGCACGAAGGCGGTCCAGTACACGCTGACCTCGGCCACGGCGGCGAAGGCCCCCACGGGCTGGGTGCTGCAGGGATCGGCGGACGGCACGTCCTGGAAGGACCTCGACAAGCGGTCCGGCCAGACGTTCGCCTGGGACAAGCAGACCCGGGCCTTCTCGGTGCAGGCGCCGAAGGCGTACGCGAAGTACCGGCTGGTGAGCACGGAGGCGGCGACGCTGGCGGAGATCGAGCTGATCTCCTGA
- the ngcE gene encoding N-acetylglucosamine/diacetylchitobiose ABC transporter substrate-binding protein, with protein sequence MGFTSGRTNEGLGRRDVIKRSAALGLIAVPTMSFLSACASSDGGSDEKVEKGTKSAKNPLGVNETAALEVVIFNGGFGEQYAIDAEKKYNEAFPKAPKVKHSATEKIQSILQPRFNGGTPPDLIDNSGAEQMDMGVLVGKKQLADLTPLMDAPSYDDPAKKVRDTLRPGVLEMGQFDGDPVWVMYYAYTVYGVWYSQTNLEKLDAAYPETWDEMLALCEKAKKKGIAGWTYPGKYPYYLPFSLYPFIAKIGGREVLDKIDNLEPNAWKDPAVKAAFEAYYELFQKGYILKGTPGLTHIQSQTEWTKGKALFIPNGSWVENEAAPTTPGDFKMMVGAPSSLDASDKLPFGTVWASGGEPFIVPANSKNPEGGMEQLRIMLSEESSKNFTQKVKSLTALNGGTDGLTLSTALQSGVDVLAKAGENVVNPRLQDWYAKLQKEQIGIAGIGEMMAGRATPAETIKKIQGFADAAAKDQSIKHYKHQ encoded by the coding sequence ATGGGATTCACCTCCGGCCGCACGAATGAGGGCCTTGGCCGTCGCGATGTGATCAAGCGTTCTGCCGCACTCGGCCTGATCGCTGTTCCGACGATGAGCTTCCTGTCGGCTTGCGCGAGCAGCGACGGCGGAAGTGACGAGAAGGTCGAGAAGGGCACCAAGAGCGCGAAGAACCCGCTCGGTGTCAATGAGACCGCAGCCCTCGAGGTCGTCATCTTCAACGGTGGCTTCGGTGAGCAGTACGCCATCGACGCCGAGAAGAAGTACAACGAGGCCTTCCCGAAGGCGCCCAAGGTCAAGCACTCGGCGACCGAGAAGATCCAGTCGATTCTGCAGCCGCGCTTCAACGGCGGCACCCCGCCGGACCTGATCGACAACTCCGGCGCCGAGCAGATGGACATGGGTGTCCTGGTCGGCAAGAAGCAGCTCGCCGACCTGACGCCGCTGATGGACGCCCCGTCCTACGACGACCCGGCGAAGAAGGTCCGCGACACCCTGCGCCCCGGGGTCCTGGAGATGGGCCAGTTCGACGGCGACCCGGTCTGGGTCATGTACTACGCGTACACGGTGTACGGCGTCTGGTACTCGCAGACCAACCTGGAGAAGCTCGACGCGGCGTACCCGGAGACCTGGGACGAGATGCTCGCGCTGTGCGAGAAGGCGAAGAAGAAGGGCATCGCCGGCTGGACGTACCCCGGCAAGTACCCGTACTACCTGCCGTTCTCCCTCTACCCCTTCATCGCCAAGATCGGTGGCCGTGAGGTCCTCGACAAGATCGACAACCTGGAGCCGAACGCCTGGAAGGACCCGGCCGTCAAGGCCGCGTTCGAGGCGTACTACGAGCTCTTCCAGAAGGGCTACATCCTCAAGGGCACACCCGGCCTGACCCACATCCAGTCGCAGACCGAGTGGACCAAGGGCAAGGCGCTCTTCATCCCGAACGGTTCGTGGGTGGAGAACGAGGCCGCGCCCACCACGCCCGGGGACTTCAAGATGATGGTCGGGGCGCCGTCCAGCCTGGACGCCTCCGACAAGCTGCCCTTCGGCACCGTCTGGGCGTCCGGCGGTGAACCGTTCATCGTCCCGGCGAACTCCAAGAACCCCGAGGGCGGCATGGAGCAGCTGCGCATCATGCTCAGCGAGGAGTCCTCCAAGAACTTCACCCAGAAGGTCAAGTCGCTGACCGCCCTCAACGGCGGCACCGACGGCCTGACGCTGTCCACCGCTCTGCAGTCCGGCGTCGACGTCCTGGCCAAGGCCGGCGAGAACGTGGTGAACCCGCGCCTGCAGGACTGGTACGCGAAGCTGCAGAAGGAGCAGATCGGTATCGCCGGAATCGGCGAGATGATGGCCGGCCGCGCGACCCCGGCGGAGACCATCAAGAAGATCCAGGGCTTCGCCGACGCGGCGGCCAAGGACCAGTCCATCAAGCACTACAAGCACCAGTGA